In the genome of Streptomyces sp. SAI-127, the window TGCTTCGCACCGGAGGTGAGGGCGGTCGACGTACAGACCGCCCCCGCGGGGCCCACGCTCCTCCAGATCGGCACCGCACCGACGGGGGCCCGATGACGGCGTCCCCGGCGACGCGCCCGCCCGGCCTGCGGAGGTTCCTCACCGAGAAGCCTCCGCAGCCCGAACGGTGTGAGCTGTGCGCTGTGGCGGTGGAGGCGGGTCACCGTCATCTCGTCGACACCGAGAAACGCGCCCTCGTCTGCGCCTGCGCCCCGTGCGCGCTGCTGATGGAGCAGCCGGGCGCCGCCGAGGGCCGCTTCCGTACGGTCCCGGCCCGCTACCTCACCGACCCCGGACACCGCCTCGACGAGAGCGCGTGGGAGGCGCTGCAGATCCCGGTCGGCGTCGCCTTCCTCTTCCGCAACGCGGCGCTCGACCGGCTGGTCGCCCTCTACCCGAGCCCGGCCGGAGCCACCGAGAGCGAACTCGACCCGGCCACCTGGACGGACGTCCTCGGTGACAGCCGCCTCGCCGAACTCCTCGAACCCGACGTGGAGGCGCTGCTGCTGCGCCGCACGAACGGCGGCTGCGAGTGCCACCTCGTACCCATCGACATCTGTTACGAACTCGTGGGCCGTATGCGCCTGTTGTGGCAGGGCTTCGACGGCGGAGCCGAGGCCCGGGCCGCGCTGGACGCGTTCTTCGCGGACGTCTCACGACGTGCCCGGCCCGTGGACGAGGCGGTGCGCCCGTGACCGCGTTCTCCTTCGCCTGCACCGGCGTTCGCGCCGACCAGTACGCCGCCGGACCGACCCTCGTCTTCCGGCTGCGCGTCACCGCCGCCGACAACGCGCGCGTGCACGCCCTCGCGTTGCGCTGCCAGATCCGCATCGAACCCGCCCGCCGCGGTTACGCGCCCGCCGAGGCGGACGGTCTCGCGGACCTCTTCGGCGAGCGCTCACGCTGGGGCAGCACGCTCCAGCCGGTGCAGTTCGCGCAGGTCTCGGTCATGGTCCCGAGCTTCACCGGAGAGATCGAGACCGACCTCGTGGTGCCCTGCACCTACGACATGGAGATCGCCGCCACCCGCTATCTCACCGCCCTCACCGACGGCGAGGTCCCCCTGCTGATGCTCTTCTCCGGTACGGCGTTCACCGGAACCGGCGGCTTCCAGGTGGAGCCCGTCCCGTGGGACCGCGAGGCGGCCTTCCGGATGCCTGTCACCGCCTGGCGCGAGATGGTCGAGCAGCACTTCCCCGGCTGCGGCTGGATCCGGCTGCCCCGCGACACCATGGACGCCCTCCTCGCCTACCGCTCCCGGCACGCCCTGCCCTCCTGGGAGGCGACCGTCGCGGCGCTGCTGGAGGGTGCCGACCCGCCCGCGCACGACCCGCTGCGCGCCCTCACCGCCACCACCGGAAGGACCGAACCGTGACCGTGACCGCGTTCGCCCCCGAGACCGAGGAGCGCTTCGCTCTCGCCCGGCAGGTGGCCGACGCCGTCCTCTTCGAGGGCTATGTCCTCTACCCGTACCGCGCCTCGGCGGCCAAGAACCGGCTGCGCTGGCAGTTCGGTGTGCTCGTGCCGCCCGGCTGGGGCGCCGAGTGCGAGGAGCACGACTTCCAGCACACCGAATGCCTGATGGAACCGAAGGCGGGGGCGACCCTCTCGGTCGAGGTGCGCTTCCTGCACGCCCGAAGGCGCACGGTGCAGCGGGCCCGTCCGGGCGGCGGCTTCGACACGGTGCCCGAACTCCACCTCGACGACCGGGTGCTGGTGCCCTGGGACGAGGGAAGCGAGGAGCGCGTCGAGGTGGTCGCGTCGATGGACGAGCTCCTCGGCGACGGCGTCACGCATCCCTTCCGGCTCCCCGCCCGCGAGGACACCGCGCCGGTCCTGGACGAGACCGGCCGTGCCGTCGGCCGACTGGTCAGGCGCTGCGAGGAGATCAGCGGGACGGTACGGCTCTCCGCCCTCGAACTCGACGGCCCCTACCGGACCGTGCGGCTGACCGCCGTCGTCGAGAACACCAGCGACTGGACACCGCCCGCGGGCCGCGGCGCGGACCGGGAGGCGGCGCTGCCTCACTCCCTCGTGGCCACCCACCTCCTCATGGCTCTCAGCGCCGGATCATTCCTGTCGATGACCGATCCCCCCGAGTGGGCGAAAGGCGCCGTCGCCGCCTGCCGCAACCTGCACACCTGGCCCGTACTCGCCGGCGAGCCCGGCCGCGACGACCTCGTGCTGTCCTCGCCGATCATCCTGCAGGACCATCCGGCCATCGCGCCGGAGAGTCCCGGCGCGCTCTACGACGCCACCGAGATCGACGAGATCCTCGCGCTGCGCACCGCGGCCCTCACCGACGAGGAGAAACGCGAGGCCCGGGGTACGGACGAGCGGGCGGCCGCCGTGATCGAGCTGGCGGACTCGATGCCGCCCGAGGTTCTGGAGCGTCTGCACGGGGCGGTGCGGAGCCTGCGCGAGGTGACCGGTCCCGGCCCCGCCGCCCCGGACGGCGGCTTCCCCGACGAATACGGGGTGATCCGGCCGGACACCCCCTGGTGGGACCCCGCGAGCGAGGCGGGCTTCGACCCGGCGCGGGACCGGGTGGTCGTGGACGGCCGGTCGGTGGGCCAGGGCAGCCGCGTCGAGCTGCACCCGGGCCTGCGGCGCACCGACGCGCAGGACATCTTCCTGCGGGGCCGCACCGCGAAGGTCGAGGCGGTGCTGCACGACGTGGACGGCGGGGTGCACCTGGCGGTCACGGTGGAGGGCGACCCGGGCGCCGACGTCCGCCGCGAGCAGGGACGGTTCCTGTACTTCCAGCCGGACGAGGTCACACCGCTGGAGGACGACGTATGAACCCCTCGCCGCAGTCGGGCCCCAGGACCCTCGTCGCCGGCATCGGCAACATCTTCCTCGGGGACGACGGCTTCGGCGTGGAGATCACCCGCCGGCTCGCCGAGCTCGACCTGCCAGGACACATCGAGGTCGTGGACATCGGGGTCCGCGGGGTGCACCTCGCCTATCAGCTGCTGGACGGCTACGACACCCTCGTCCTCGTGGACGCCACGGCACGTGGCGAAGCCCCTGGGACGCTGTACGTGATCGAACACGACGTCGGCGGGGGGAGCCCTTCACCCGCCGCCCCCGCGCTGGACGGCCACCGGATGACCCCGGACACCGTCCTGGCACTGCTGGGCACCCTGTGCGCCGGGACCGGCGGCGAGCCACCACGTCGCGTCCTGGTCGTGGGATGTGAACCGGCCTCGGTGGACGAGGGCATCGGTCTCAGTCCGCCGGTGTCCGACGCCGTACCGGAGGCCGTCCGGCTGATCGAAGAGCTGCTGCGGGACGGCGAGCCGTCCGTGGCACGGGCCTCAACCGCTGAGGCTCCGACATGAGGAGAGACGGGATGAAGAAGATCGTCATCGGCGGGGCGGCCGTCGCCGCCATGGTCGCTGTCGTCGTCGAGGTACTTCCCGACCTGAGGCGCTACCTGCGCATCAGACGGATGTGAATCGTGGCCGCCTCCGGTGTGCCGCGCGGTTGGGTCGAACGGCTTACCCGGCGGCCGGCAACGGCGTGCCGGGCCGTGCGACCCGGCCGCGCGCGCCTCTAATGAAGGCCGACCGGAGGCAGCCGCGGACGGAAGGACGGAAACCATGCACGAGATGTCCGTCGCGCTGGCCGTCGTCGACCAGGTGGAAGAGGCCGCCGCGCGGGCGGGTGACGTCACAGCGGTGCGATCGGTACGGCTCCAGGTGGGCGAACTGGCCGGCGTCGTACCCGATGCGCTCGCCTTCTCCTTCGAGCTGGCCTGCGCCGGAACCCTGCTGGAAGGCGCCGAACTGATCACAGAAGCGGTGCCGGGGCGGGCCCGCTGCACCCCCTGCGCACACGAATGGGCCGTCGGCATGCCGCCCCGGCTGACCTGCCCCAGGTGCGGCGGTACGCAGACCGACCTGCTCGCGGGCCGGGAACTGCAGATCCTCGACGTCCACTGGGAGGACGGCGACCCCACGCACACACCCACCCGCGAACCGATCTCCGAGGAGCGCTGAACCATGTGTCGTGTCGTCGACCTGCGGCAGGCCGTACTCGCGAAGAACGACGCGAGCGCCCACGAACTGCGCGCGCACCTCGCGGCTCGAGGCACCGCGGTCGTCAACCTGCTGTCCAGTCCGGGCAGCGGAAAGACCGCGCTGCTGGAGCGCGAACTGCTGCGGGCACGGGAGAGGGCCGTTCCCGTCGCGGCGCTGAGCGCCGATCTGGCCACCGAGAACGACGCGGCCCGGCTGGCGCGTTCGGGGGTCCCCGTCAAGCAGGTGCTCACCGACGGACTGTGCCATCTGGAGGCGGGGATGCTCGCCGGACACCTGGACGGGTGGCTGCCCGACGACACCCGGCTGCTGTTCGTGGAGAACGTCGGCAACCTGGTCTGCCCGGCCTCCTACGACCTGGGGGAGACACTGAGGGTCACCCTCGCCTCCGTGACGGAGGGCGAGGACAAGCCCCTCAAGTACCCCACCGCCTTCGGCCTCGCCCACCTCGTGGTGGTCACCAAGACCGACATCGCGGAGGCCGTCGAGTTCGACGAGGCGGCGTTCCGCGCGAATGTGGAGCAGGTCAACCCCGGAGTCGAGGTGATCCTGACGTCGGCACGCCGGGGGCAGGGAGTCGGCGCGCTGCTCGACCGGGCGCTGGCCGCCGTGGACGGCACACCCGTCCACTCACCGGTCATGGCCCGGCAGCCTCATCACCACGGTCACCCGCACACGCACCCGGAGGCCACCGGCACCATGGCCCACACCCACTCGTGAGCGGTCCGCAGGCTCCGACCGCCGTCGCCGAGAACACCCTGCGACGCCGCCGGGTCACCGTCCGGGGAGTGGTGCAGGGCGTGGGCTTCAGGCCCTACCTCTACGGCCTTGCCACCGAACTCGCCCTGGCCGGACACGTGACCAACACCCCGGAGGGCGTCGTCGCGGAGGTCGAGGGCAGCGCCTCGGCCGTGGCCCGGTTCTGCGACCTGATCGCCGCCCAGGCACCGCCGCTGGCCCGCGTGGAGTCCGTCCACCACCGGGAGATGCCTCCCGTCGGCGGCGGCACCGCGTTCACCATCCTCACCTCCCGCACCGGCGGACCGGCCCGCACCCTGGTCTCCCCCGACTCCGCCACCTGTGCCGACTGCCTCGCCGAACTGGCCGCCCCGGCGGACCGGCGCTACCGGCACCCCTTCGTCAACTGCACTCACTGCGGCCCGCGCTTCACGATCGTCACGGGCGTGCCGTACGACCGGGCGAACACCACCATGGCCGGCTTCGCGATGTGCCCCGACTGCGCCCGGGAGTACGCGGATCCGGCCGACCGCCGCTTCCACGCGCAGCCGGTCGCCTGCCCGGCCTGCGGGCCCCGTCTGCGGCTGGTCCTCGCGCAGGAGGCACGGCTCGGGAATGCCGAGGGGGCGGACCCGGTCACCGAGGCCCGCGCGCTGCTGAAGCGGGGCGCGATCCTCGCCGTGAAGGGCCTGGGCGGCTACCACCTGGCCTGCGATGCCTCGAACCAGGAGGCGGTCGCCCTCCTGCGCCGACGGAAGGCACGCGGGGACAAGCCGTTCGCTGTCATGGCCAGGACCGCGGACGACGTCCGTCACCTCGTCCGGCTGAGTCCGGCGGAGCGGAGCCTGCTCGAAGGCCGTGCCAGGCCGGTCGTCCTGCTGAGGCGGCGTCCGCACGCCGGCGGGGATCCCCGGCCCGCCGAGGCCGTGGCACCCGGCAGCCCCGACCTCGGCGTGATGCTGCCCTACACGCCCGTGCACCATCTGCTGCTCGGTCTGCCAGGCGACCCGGACGGTCCCGGGCTGCTCGTCATGACCAGCGGCAACCTGTCCGGTGAGCCGATCGTCACCGACGACGACGAGGCGCTGGAGCGACTCGCGCACCTGGCCGACGCCTGGCTCACCCACGACCGGCCGATCCACGTCCCGTGCGACGACTCCGTGGTCCGCGTCTGCGACGGGGAGCCACTCGTGATCCGCCGCTCGCGTGGTTATGCCCCGTTGCCGGTCTCCCTCCCGCTGCCCGTGCGGCCGGCCCTCGCCGTCGGCGGAGACCTGAAGAACGCCTTCTGTCTCGGGGCGGGCCGGCAGGCCTGGCTGTCGGCGCACATCGGCGACATGGACGACGTCGGCACACAGCGGGTCTTCGAGCGCGCGGTGGCGCAGTTGGAGTCCATTACCGGGGTGCACCCCGAGGCCCTGGTCTGCGACCGGCATCCTGGCTACCGCTCCACCGGATGGGCCGACCGGAACGCGGTGCACCGGCCCGTCGTACGCGTCCAGCACCATCACGCGCATATTGCCGCCGCCATGGCCGAGCACGGACTGGACGGCACCCGGCCGGTGATCGGCGTCGCCTTCGACGGCACCGGCCATGGCGACGACGGCGCCGTGTGGGGCGGGGAGTTCCTGCTCGCGGACTACGACGGCTTCACCCGGTTCGGGCATCTCGCGTATGTTCCACTGCCCGGTGGTGACGCCGCGGTGCGCCGGCCGTACCGCATGGCGCTGGCCCATCTGCGGGCGGCCGGGATCGACTGGTCCGACGACCTCGTCTGTACGACCGCCTGCCCGCCCGACGAACTCCACGTCCTGGAAAGGCAGTTGGAGCGCGGCCTGAACTGTGTCCCCACGTCCAGTATGGGCCGGCTCTTCGACGCCGTGTCCTCTCTCGCCGGGGTGTGCCACCGAGCCGGATACGAGGCACAGGCCGCCGTCGAACTGGAGGGGGCGGCTCTGCACGCACCGGCCGACGACACCACCGCGTACGCCTTCGCCCTGCACGCGCCGGAGGAGAACCGGGACGGCGCCGTACGGGCCGATCCGGCACCCGTACTGGCGGCGATCGTCGGCGACCTGCGCGCGGGCGTCGAGCCGGCCCTGGTCGCCGCGCGCTTCCACCGGGGCGTGACCGGCCTGGTGCACCGGATGTGCGCGCGGGCGCGAGAGCGGCACGGGCTGGAGACGGTCGCCCTGACGGGAGGCGTGTTCGCCAACACGCTGCTCTCCTCGGCCTGTGCCGCCACCCTGCGCGAGGACGGCTTCACGGTCCTGCGGCACCACCTGGTGCCGCCCAACGACGGTGGCCTGGCCCTGGGCCAACTGATGGTGGCCGCCCGCGTCACTCCCACACTCACTCCCACCGACTGAGCAAACGCGCGACCACAGCGAGGAGAGGCTCATGTGCCTGGCGGTACCCGGCAGAGTGCTGGACATCGAGGAACGGGACGGCACCCGGATGGCCACCGTCGACTTCGGCGGCGTGGTCAAGGAGGTGTGCCTGGAGTATCTGCCCGACCTCCAGGTCGGCGAGTACGCCATCGTCCACGTCGGGTTCGCCCTGCAACGGCTGGACGAGGAGTCGGCGCGACAGACGCTCGAACTCTTCGCCGAACTCGGCCTGTTGCAGGAGGAGTTCGGTGACCCCTGGGAAACCGCGGCGGCGGAGGCGGCGGGCTCGGAACCGGTGGAAGAGGTGGGCAACAAGTGAAGTACATCGACGAGTTCCAGGACCCGGAGCTGGCCCGCCGGCTGCTCGACGACATCCACGCCACGGTGACCAGGCGGTGGGCGCTGATGGAGGTGTGCGGAGGGCAGACGCACAGCATCATCCGGCACGGCATCGACCAACTCCTGCCGGACAAGGTCGAGTTGATCCACGGACCCGGCTGTCCGGTGTGCGTCACTCCGCTGGAGGTCATCGACAAGGCTCTGGAGATCGCCTCCCGACCGGAGGTGATCTTCTGTTCCTTCGGCGACATGCTGCGCGTGCCGGGCACCGGACGGGACCTGTTCCAGGTCCGCGGAGAGGGCGGTGACGTGCGCGTCGTCTACTCACCGCTCGACGCGCTGCGGATCGCCCAGCAGAACCCGGACCGCGAGGTGGTGTTCTTCGGCATCGGCTTCGAGACGACCGCACCCCCCAACGCCATGACGGTCCATCAGGCCCGGAAACTGGGCATCCCGAACTTCAGCATGCTGGTGTCCCATGTCCGCGTACCGCCCGCCATCGAGGCCATCATGTCCTCGCCGAGCTGCCGGGTGCAGGGCTTCCTCGCGGCCGGCCATGTCTGCAGCGTGATGGGCATGGGGGAGTACCCGGAACTGGCGGAGCGCTTCCGGGTGCCGATCGTCGTGACGGGCTTCGAGCCACTGGACATCCTCGAAGGCGTACGCCGTACCGTCCGGCAGCTGGAACGCGGTGAGCACACCGTCGACAACGCCTACGCCCGTGCCGTTCGCGCGGAGGGCAACCCGGCCGCCCGGGCCATGCTGGAGGACGTCTTCGAGGTCACCGACCGCGCCTGGCGCGGCATCGGGGTGATCCCGCAGAGCGGCTGGCGGCTGGCACCGAAATACCGCGCCTACGACGCCGAGCACCGCTTCTCCGTCGAGGGCATCCGCACCCAGGAGCCGGCCGAGTGCCGCAGCGGAGAGGTCCTGCAGGGACTGCTCAAGCCGCACGAGTGCGAGGCCTTCGGCACTCTGTGCACGCCTCGTACGCCGCTGGGGGCCACCATGGTCTCCAGCGAGGGAGCCTGCGCCGCGTACTACCTCTACCGCCGGCTGGACATGCCCGCCACCAAGGCACAGGAGGCGACCCCCGTTGTCTGACACCACCGATCTCCCCGTCCCCGCCCTGGACGTCGAGGCGTGGACGTGTCCGGCGCCCCTGCGGGACCGGCCGCGTGTCGTCATGGGCCACGGCGGCGGCGGAGTGCTCTCCGCCGAACTGGTCCAGCAGATCTTCGCTCCCGCTTTCGGGGGCGAGGTGCTCGCCCAGATGGGTGACGCCGCCGTCCTGTCCCTGGGCGGTGCCCGGCTGGCGTTCTCGACCGACTCCTACGTGGTGCGGCCGCTGTTCTTCCCCGGCGGCAGCATCGGCGACCTGGCGGTCAACGGCACCGTCAACGACCTCGCCATGAGCGGCGCCCGCGCCGCCTACCTCTCCTGCGGATTCATCCTGGAGGAGGGCGTCGAGCTCGACGTGGTCACGCGCGTGTCCGAGGCGCTGGGCGCGGCCGCGCGCACCGCCTGTGTGGAGGTGGCCACCGGCGACACCAAGGTGGTGGAGGCCGGCCACGGCGACGGGATCTACATCAACACCGCGGGCATCGGTCTCGTCCCGGCGGGCGTCGATCTGTGCCCTCAGCGGGTCGTCCCCGGCGACGTCGTGATCGTCAGCGGCGCCATCGGCGTCCACGGGGTGGCGGTCATGAGCGTCCGCGAGGGACTGGAATTCGGGGTGGAGATCAAGAGCGACTGCGCGGCGCTCGGCGGCCTGGTCGACGCCATGCTCGCCGTCACCCCGGATCTGCACGTCCTGCGCGACCCCACCCGGGGCGGCCTGGCCGCCTCGCTCAATGAGATCGCGCAGGCCTCCGGCACCGGGGTGGTCATCCAGGAACGTGATGTCCCGGTCCCGCCGGCCGTGGCCAACGCCTGCGCCATTCTCGGACTGGACCCCATGTACATCGCCAACGAGGGCAAGCTGGTGGCCTTCGTCCCGCGCGAGCACGCCGACGCCGTCCTCGGGGCGATGCGCACCCATCCGCTGGGCGCGGACTCCGTGATCATCGGTGAGGCCGTGGAGGCGCATCCCGGCATGGTCGTGGCACGGACCGGCCTGGGAGGAACGCGGGTGGTCGATCTGCCGATCGGGGAGCAACTGCCGCGGATCTGCTGACAGGGATGGCGCTCGGCGAAGAACCTGCCGTCCGGGACCGACCGGGCCCGATCGGAGGGGCTGATCCGGTCAGCGCCCGGACGGCGGATCCTGTGGGTCCACGCCGGTCTTGGCGGCAGCGTCCTTCGTGCCGCTGGGGCGCTGGGAGCGGCCCTTGCGTCCGGTGTCGCGCCTGCCCTTCTCGTCCGCGTCGCCGTACTCCTCGCCGCTCGCGTTCGGGCTCTCGACCGTGTCACCGGGGACGGACTTCGTCTCCTCGGCGGACTTCGTCCGGCCCGGGCCGCGCTTTCCGGCATGCTCGGCACGGAAGGAGCGCTCGGCGCTCGGGTTGTCCTGCTGGCGGGTCTCGTCCACGTCGGGTGACCAGCCGTGATGTTCGGTGTCCTGGTGCCGACTGGGGCCCTTTCCGTGCGGTGGCTCGGACGAACGTGGTTTCTTCGACATGGTCGGATCCGCCTTTTCACGGTCGGTGGGGAGCGCCGGTAACGCGTCTCAAGTTAAGTAAATTATCCCACCTTGTAATATTTTGGGCACGCTATGCGTGTCCTTGACGTGGGTGAGGGCCTCCCGGAGAGGCCCTCATGTAAGTGGTCGAGGTGATCTAGAAGAAGCCCAGTTTCTTGGGCGAGTAACTGACCAAGAGGTTCTTCGTCTCTTGGTGGTACATGAGCAGTACCCACGCTGACCTGCGGTGACGGTGCGCTGTCGGCCGACGGGTGGCAACGTGGTCCGAGAATGGCCCGGATCTTGGTCTCGGACTGCCCTCCCGATCGACGCAACGCTCAGATGCGCCTGGTCTGCGGCAGCGAAGAAGCGGTTCGCGCAGATGTACCCGGAGATCGCCGCCGAGTGTCGGACGGCGGCCGGAGGTCCTCGACATGGACCTGATCAAGGAGAAGTACCCCA includes:
- a CDS encoding DUF5947 family protein → MTASPATRPPGLRRFLTEKPPQPERCELCAVAVEAGHRHLVDTEKRALVCACAPCALLMEQPGAAEGRFRTVPARYLTDPGHRLDESAWEALQIPVGVAFLFRNAALDRLVALYPSPAGATESELDPATWTDVLGDSRLAELLEPDVEALLLRRTNGGCECHLVPIDICYELVGRMRLLWQGFDGGAEARAALDAFFADVSRRARPVDEAVRP
- a CDS encoding DUF6084 family protein, which gives rise to MTAFSFACTGVRADQYAAGPTLVFRLRVTAADNARVHALALRCQIRIEPARRGYAPAEADGLADLFGERSRWGSTLQPVQFAQVSVMVPSFTGEIETDLVVPCTYDMEIAATRYLTALTDGEVPLLMLFSGTAFTGTGGFQVEPVPWDREAAFRMPVTAWREMVEQHFPGCGWIRLPRDTMDALLAYRSRHALPSWEATVAALLEGADPPAHDPLRALTATTGRTEP
- a CDS encoding hydrogenase maturation protease codes for the protein MNPSPQSGPRTLVAGIGNIFLGDDGFGVEITRRLAELDLPGHIEVVDIGVRGVHLAYQLLDGYDTLVLVDATARGEAPGTLYVIEHDVGGGSPSPAAPALDGHRMTPDTVLALLGTLCAGTGGEPPRRVLVVGCEPASVDEGIGLSPPVSDAVPEAVRLIEELLRDGEPSVARASTAEAPT
- a CDS encoding hydrogenase maturation nickel metallochaperone HypA, whose protein sequence is MHEMSVALAVVDQVEEAAARAGDVTAVRSVRLQVGELAGVVPDALAFSFELACAGTLLEGAELITEAVPGRARCTPCAHEWAVGMPPRLTCPRCGGTQTDLLAGRELQILDVHWEDGDPTHTPTREPISEER
- the hypB gene encoding hydrogenase nickel incorporation protein HypB, which codes for MCRVVDLRQAVLAKNDASAHELRAHLAARGTAVVNLLSSPGSGKTALLERELLRARERAVPVAALSADLATENDAARLARSGVPVKQVLTDGLCHLEAGMLAGHLDGWLPDDTRLLFVENVGNLVCPASYDLGETLRVTLASVTEGEDKPLKYPTAFGLAHLVVVTKTDIAEAVEFDEAAFRANVEQVNPGVEVILTSARRGQGVGALLDRALAAVDGTPVHSPVMARQPHHHGHPHTHPEATGTMAHTHS
- the hypF gene encoding carbamoyltransferase HypF, with amino-acid sequence MSGPQAPTAVAENTLRRRRVTVRGVVQGVGFRPYLYGLATELALAGHVTNTPEGVVAEVEGSASAVARFCDLIAAQAPPLARVESVHHREMPPVGGGTAFTILTSRTGGPARTLVSPDSATCADCLAELAAPADRRYRHPFVNCTHCGPRFTIVTGVPYDRANTTMAGFAMCPDCAREYADPADRRFHAQPVACPACGPRLRLVLAQEARLGNAEGADPVTEARALLKRGAILAVKGLGGYHLACDASNQEAVALLRRRKARGDKPFAVMARTADDVRHLVRLSPAERSLLEGRARPVVLLRRRPHAGGDPRPAEAVAPGSPDLGVMLPYTPVHHLLLGLPGDPDGPGLLVMTSGNLSGEPIVTDDDEALERLAHLADAWLTHDRPIHVPCDDSVVRVCDGEPLVIRRSRGYAPLPVSLPLPVRPALAVGGDLKNAFCLGAGRQAWLSAHIGDMDDVGTQRVFERAVAQLESITGVHPEALVCDRHPGYRSTGWADRNAVHRPVVRVQHHHAHIAAAMAEHGLDGTRPVIGVAFDGTGHGDDGAVWGGEFLLADYDGFTRFGHLAYVPLPGGDAAVRRPYRMALAHLRAAGIDWSDDLVCTTACPPDELHVLERQLERGLNCVPTSSMGRLFDAVSSLAGVCHRAGYEAQAAVELEGAALHAPADDTTAYAFALHAPEENRDGAVRADPAPVLAAIVGDLRAGVEPALVAARFHRGVTGLVHRMCARARERHGLETVALTGGVFANTLLSSACAATLREDGFTVLRHHLVPPNDGGLALGQLMVAARVTPTLTPTD
- a CDS encoding HypC/HybG/HupF family hydrogenase formation chaperone; protein product: MCLAVPGRVLDIEERDGTRMATVDFGGVVKEVCLEYLPDLQVGEYAIVHVGFALQRLDEESARQTLELFAELGLLQEEFGDPWETAAAEAAGSEPVEEVGNK
- the hypD gene encoding hydrogenase formation protein HypD; translated protein: MKYIDEFQDPELARRLLDDIHATVTRRWALMEVCGGQTHSIIRHGIDQLLPDKVELIHGPGCPVCVTPLEVIDKALEIASRPEVIFCSFGDMLRVPGTGRDLFQVRGEGGDVRVVYSPLDALRIAQQNPDREVVFFGIGFETTAPPNAMTVHQARKLGIPNFSMLVSHVRVPPAIEAIMSSPSCRVQGFLAAGHVCSVMGMGEYPELAERFRVPIVVTGFEPLDILEGVRRTVRQLERGEHTVDNAYARAVRAEGNPAARAMLEDVFEVTDRAWRGIGVIPQSGWRLAPKYRAYDAEHRFSVEGIRTQEPAECRSGEVLQGLLKPHECEAFGTLCTPRTPLGATMVSSEGACAAYYLYRRLDMPATKAQEATPVV
- the hypE gene encoding hydrogenase expression/formation protein HypE: MSDTTDLPVPALDVEAWTCPAPLRDRPRVVMGHGGGGVLSAELVQQIFAPAFGGEVLAQMGDAAVLSLGGARLAFSTDSYVVRPLFFPGGSIGDLAVNGTVNDLAMSGARAAYLSCGFILEEGVELDVVTRVSEALGAAARTACVEVATGDTKVVEAGHGDGIYINTAGIGLVPAGVDLCPQRVVPGDVVIVSGAIGVHGVAVMSVREGLEFGVEIKSDCAALGGLVDAMLAVTPDLHVLRDPTRGGLAASLNEIAQASGTGVVIQERDVPVPPAVANACAILGLDPMYIANEGKLVAFVPREHADAVLGAMRTHPLGADSVIIGEAVEAHPGMVVARTGLGGTRVVDLPIGEQLPRIC